The following are encoded in a window of Rhizobium sp. WYJ-E13 genomic DNA:
- the ftsA gene encoding cell division protein FtsA, translating into MSLFGSSHFGLPRLKPLSSKRSHIVSVLDIGSTKVVCMIGRLTPREESQILPGRTHNIEIIGIGHQRSRGIKTGVIADLDALESVIRLAVDAAERMAGLTVESLIVNLTAGRLGSDIYTATIDLGGQEVELNDLKKVLSAACQQSLRQDRAVLHSLATGFSLDGERGIRDPLAMYGDALGVDMHVVTAERSALKNLELSVNRAHLSVEGIVATPYASGLAALVDDEVELGCAAIDMGGGTTTISVFAEGKLVHTDAVGLGGHHVTTDLARGLSTRIEDAERLKVVHASALTNSSDERELISIPPIGEDDRDQPSQVPRALVSRIVSARIEETMELIRDRIQRSGFSPIVGKRVVLTGGASQLTGLAEVARRILARNVRIGRPMGVSGLPTAAKGPAFSTAVGLMIYPQVADMETHASQSSLLLSLGGNNSRIARMGQWLKESF; encoded by the coding sequence ATGAGCTTGTTCGGTTCATCCCATTTTGGATTGCCGCGCCTGAAGCCGCTTTCGTCGAAGCGGTCGCATATCGTTTCGGTGCTCGATATCGGCTCGACCAAGGTCGTCTGCATGATCGGCCGGCTGACGCCGCGTGAGGAAAGCCAGATCCTGCCGGGCCGCACGCACAATATCGAGATCATCGGCATCGGCCATCAGCGTTCGCGCGGCATCAAGACCGGCGTAATCGCCGATCTTGACGCACTGGAAAGCGTCATCCGTCTTGCTGTCGATGCGGCCGAGCGCATGGCGGGCCTCACCGTCGAAAGCCTGATCGTCAACTTGACGGCCGGCCGTCTCGGCAGCGACATCTACACGGCGACCATCGATCTCGGTGGTCAGGAAGTCGAGCTGAACGACCTGAAAAAGGTGCTTTCGGCCGCCTGCCAGCAGTCGCTGCGCCAGGACCGCGCGGTTCTGCATTCGCTGGCGACCGGCTTCTCGCTCGATGGCGAACGCGGCATCCGCGATCCGCTGGCGATGTATGGCGATGCGCTCGGCGTCGACATGCATGTCGTGACGGCGGAACGCTCGGCACTCAAAAATCTCGAGCTCAGCGTCAACAGAGCGCATCTTTCGGTGGAAGGAATCGTTGCAACGCCTTATGCATCCGGTCTTGCCGCACTCGTCGACGATGAAGTCGAACTTGGTTGTGCGGCCATCGACATGGGCGGCGGCACGACGACGATCTCGGTCTTTGCCGAAGGCAAGCTTGTTCATACCGATGCTGTCGGCCTCGGCGGTCATCATGTGACGACCGACCTCGCACGCGGCCTTTCCACCCGGATCGAGGATGCTGAACGTTTGAAGGTGGTTCATGCTTCGGCGCTGACCAATTCTTCCGATGAGCGTGAACTGATCTCCATTCCGCCGATCGGCGAGGATGACCGGGATCAGCCGAGCCAGGTGCCGCGGGCTCTCGTCTCGCGCATCGTTTCGGCGCGTATCGAGGAGACGATGGAACTCATCCGCGACCGCATCCAGCGCTCGGGCTTCAGCCCGATCGTCGGCAAGCGCGTCGTGCTGACGGGCGGCGCCAGCCAGCTGACCGGCCTTGCCGAAGTGGCGCGGCGCATCCTGGCCCGCAACGTTCGTATCGGCCGTCCGATGGGTGTATCGGGTCTTCCGACGGCGGCCAAGGGTCCGGCCTTTTCGACGGCCGTCGGGTTGATGATCTATCCGCAGGTCGCGGACATGGAAACACATGCGTCACAGAGCAGCCTGCTCCTGTCGCTTGGGGGTAATAACAGCCGCATCGCCCGCATGGGCCAGTGGCTGAAGGAAAGCTTTTGA
- a CDS encoding cell division protein FtsQ/DivIB has translation MFALTVKRIGRPSRYAALPIVEADERRVLPRPLRRVVRFLVSLGTGRIHIPAHTGTVSALGFLAATGLYGMSLGGHTEAVAQATTSAVGFAIEDVKVSGNNQTSEIEILQLLGLDGATSLVALDIDAARQKIARLPWVENVEVRKVYPKTIEVRLSERNAYAIWQHGQELSLIEKSGSVIAPLRDNKFSTLPLVVGRDAETAAASIEDAFAKWPDVKARVKAYVWVSGRRWDLHMDNGVVVKLPEDDLDQALATLSKFDREQQLLERDIAAVDLRLPDRTTIQLTPEAAARRQAAVTMRTKELKKAGQNI, from the coding sequence TTGTTTGCGTTGACAGTCAAAAGGATAGGGCGCCCCAGCCGTTATGCCGCGCTTCCCATCGTGGAAGCCGACGAACGTCGCGTGCTGCCGCGTCCGCTGCGCCGCGTCGTGCGTTTCCTCGTCAGCCTCGGTACCGGCCGCATTCACATTCCGGCCCATACGGGCACGGTTTCGGCGCTCGGCTTCCTGGCTGCGACCGGTCTCTACGGTATGTCGCTCGGCGGTCATACGGAAGCCGTCGCCCAGGCGACCACAAGCGCTGTCGGCTTTGCCATCGAGGACGTGAAGGTTTCCGGCAACAACCAGACTTCCGAAATCGAGATCCTGCAGCTTCTCGGCCTCGATGGCGCGACGTCGCTTGTTGCTCTCGACATCGATGCCGCGCGCCAGAAGATCGCACGCCTCCCCTGGGTCGAGAATGTCGAAGTCCGCAAGGTCTATCCGAAGACCATCGAGGTGAGGCTCTCTGAACGCAATGCCTATGCCATCTGGCAGCACGGTCAGGAGCTTTCGCTGATCGAGAAGAGCGGCAGCGTGATCGCGCCGCTTCGCGACAACAAGTTTTCGACCCTGCCGCTCGTCGTCGGCCGTGATGCCGAAACGGCTGCTGCCTCCATCGAGGACGCCTTCGCCAAGTGGCCGGATGTCAAGGCTCGCGTGAAGGCTTATGTCTGGGTTTCCGGCCGTCGCTGGGACCTGCACATGGATAATGGCGTCGTCGTCAAGCTGCCGGAAGATGATCTCGACCAGGCGCTCGCGACGCTTTCGAAATTCGACAGGGAACAGCAGCTCCTGGAGCGTGATATCGCTGCAGTCGATCTCAGGCTGCCGGATCGCACGACGATCCAGTTGACGCCCGAGGCGGCAGCCCGCCGACAGGCCGCGGTCACGATGCGCACCAAGGAATTGAAGAAGGCGGGGCAGAATATATGA
- a CDS encoding D-alanine--D-alanine ligase — protein sequence MSREHVAVLMGGFSSERPVSLSSGKACADALENEGFKVTRIDVERDISEKLSALKPDVVFNALHGPFGEDGTIQGILEYLQIPYTHSGVLASALAMDKGRAKRVAAAAGVPVAESQVLNRFSFPSEHPMRAPYVVKPVREGSSFGVVIVGEDQAHPPQVIGSAEWRYGEEVIVERYIHGRELTCGVMGDQPMDVIEVVPQGHNFYDYDSKYASGGSKHVLPAKISPKIYQKIQTLALRAHQAIGCRGVSRSDFRYDDRFSEDGELIWLEVNTQPGMTPTSLVPEMAGHAGYSFGAFLRWMVEDASCLR from the coding sequence ATGAGTCGCGAGCACGTAGCTGTCCTGATGGGCGGGTTTTCCTCGGAGAGGCCTGTCAGCCTTTCCTCGGGAAAGGCGTGTGCCGATGCCCTCGAAAATGAAGGCTTCAAGGTGACGCGTATCGATGTCGAGCGCGACATTTCCGAAAAGCTCTCCGCTCTGAAGCCCGATGTTGTCTTCAATGCCTTGCACGGGCCTTTCGGCGAGGACGGCACCATTCAGGGCATCCTCGAATATCTGCAGATCCCCTATACGCATTCGGGCGTGCTTGCCTCCGCGCTTGCCATGGATAAGGGCCGGGCGAAGCGTGTGGCTGCCGCTGCCGGCGTTCCGGTTGCCGAATCGCAGGTGCTGAACCGCTTCTCGTTTCCATCGGAGCATCCGATGAGGGCGCCTTATGTGGTGAAGCCGGTGCGCGAGGGTTCCAGCTTCGGTGTCGTCATCGTCGGGGAGGATCAGGCGCACCCGCCGCAGGTCATCGGTTCGGCCGAATGGCGCTACGGCGAGGAAGTCATTGTGGAGCGCTATATCCATGGTCGCGAACTGACCTGCGGCGTCATGGGTGATCAACCCATGGATGTCATCGAGGTGGTGCCTCAGGGCCACAATTTCTATGATTACGACTCCAAGTATGCTTCGGGTGGCTCAAAACACGTCTTGCCGGCTAAAATTTCACCGAAAATTTACCAAAAAATACAAACATTGGCGTTAAGGGCGCATCAAGCAATCGGTTGTCGCGGCGTCAGTCGGTCCGACTTTCGTTACGACGATCGTTTCTCCGAAGACGGCGAGCTTATCTGGCTGGAGGTCAATACCCAGCCGGGCATGACTCCAACCTCCCTTGTGCCCGAAATGGCCGGCCATGCCGGATATTCCTTTGGTGCATTTCTCCGGTGGATGGTGGAGGACGCGTCTTGTTTGCGTTGA
- the aqpZ gene encoding aquaporin Z, whose translation MQKSLAAEFFGTFWLVFGGCGSAVFAAAYPELGIGFAGVALAFGLTVLTMAYAVGGISGGHFNPAVSLGLVAAGRFPAANLVPYVFAQVVGAIVAAAALYLIASGKAGFELGGFAANGYGEHSPGGYSLLSALLIEVLLTMFFLIIILGSTSSRVPAGFAPLAIGFGLTLIHLVSIPVTNTSVNPARSTGQALFVGGWALQQLWLFWIAPLAGGAIGGLVWKFFGDKD comes from the coding sequence ATGCAAAAAAGTCTTGCTGCCGAGTTTTTCGGCACATTCTGGCTGGTCTTCGGCGGATGCGGCAGTGCTGTGTTCGCGGCCGCCTATCCTGAACTTGGCATCGGTTTTGCCGGCGTGGCGCTGGCGTTCGGCTTGACTGTCCTCACCATGGCCTATGCCGTGGGCGGTATTTCCGGCGGCCATTTCAATCCCGCCGTCTCTCTCGGCCTTGTGGCTGCTGGACGTTTTCCCGCGGCTAACCTCGTTCCTTATGTCTTCGCACAGGTGGTTGGTGCCATCGTCGCTGCCGCAGCGCTCTATCTCATCGCCAGCGGCAAGGCGGGTTTCGAGCTCGGCGGGTTTGCGGCCAACGGATATGGCGAACATTCTCCGGGCGGTTATTCGCTGCTTTCGGCACTGTTGATCGAAGTTCTGCTGACCATGTTCTTCCTGATCATCATCCTGGGATCGACAAGCAGCCGGGTACCCGCCGGATTTGCGCCGCTTGCGATCGGCTTCGGGCTGACGCTGATTCACCTCGTCTCGATCCCCGTGACGAATACCTCCGTCAATCCGGCGCGTTCGACCGGGCAGGCGCTTTTCGTCGGCGGCTGGGCGCTGCAGCAACTCTGGCTGTTCTGGATCGCGCCGCTTGCGGGCGGTGCGATCGGCGGCCTCGTCTGGAAATTCTTCGGCGATAAAGACTGA
- a CDS encoding MFS transporter, with amino-acid sequence MTEAISVSPSPSTSAQVNSPARVLIASLIGTTIEFFDFYVYATAAVIVFPHLFFPSSDPTSALLQSLVTFSIAFFARPFGAVVFGHFGDKVGRKATLVAALMTMGLSTVVIGILPGYDAIGIAAPLLLALCRFGQGLGLGGEWGGAVLLATENAPPGKRSWYAMFPQLGAPIGFILSSGFFLILAETMSNEDFLAYGWRIPFIASLALVAVGLYVRLKIAETPEFQKAVEKHERVAVPIATVFRGHLRSLILGTFIAVATFVLFYLMTVFTLSWGTTKLGYSREQFLVIQLVGVVFFGLTIPLSGWLSDRYSRRLILILTTIAIAVFGFFYASLLTAGLTGAVLCSIIGLGLMGFTYGPIGAALAAPFPTMVRYTGASMTFNLGGIFGASLAPYIATWLATNYSLNYVGYYLAASAAISLICILLSGREEV; translated from the coding sequence ATGACAGAAGCGATCTCCGTATCGCCGAGCCCTTCGACCAGCGCGCAGGTCAATTCTCCGGCACGCGTCCTGATTGCCAGCCTCATCGGCACCACCATCGAATTCTTCGACTTCTACGTATACGCGACGGCAGCCGTCATCGTTTTCCCGCACCTCTTCTTCCCCTCAAGCGATCCGACCTCCGCACTCCTGCAGTCGCTCGTGACCTTCTCGATCGCCTTCTTCGCCCGCCCCTTCGGCGCCGTGGTCTTCGGCCACTTCGGCGACAAGGTTGGCCGCAAGGCGACGCTCGTGGCCGCCCTCATGACCATGGGCCTGTCGACCGTCGTGATCGGCATCCTGCCGGGTTATGATGCGATCGGCATCGCCGCTCCGTTGCTGCTCGCGCTGTGCCGCTTCGGCCAGGGCCTCGGCCTCGGCGGCGAATGGGGCGGCGCCGTGCTGCTCGCGACGGAAAACGCACCTCCCGGCAAGCGCAGCTGGTACGCCATGTTCCCGCAGCTCGGCGCGCCGATCGGCTTCATCCTCTCCTCCGGCTTCTTCTTGATCCTGGCGGAGACCATGAGCAACGAGGACTTCCTGGCCTATGGCTGGCGCATTCCCTTCATCGCCAGTCTCGCGCTCGTCGCCGTCGGTCTCTATGTCCGCCTGAAGATCGCCGAAACGCCGGAATTCCAGAAGGCTGTCGAAAAGCACGAGCGCGTCGCCGTTCCCATCGCGACCGTCTTCCGCGGCCACCTGCGCAGCCTTATCCTCGGCACGTTCATCGCAGTCGCCACCTTCGTGCTCTTCTACCTGATGACGGTCTTCACGCTGTCCTGGGGCACGACGAAACTCGGCTATTCGCGCGAGCAGTTCCTGGTCATCCAACTCGTCGGCGTCGTGTTCTTCGGCCTGACGATCCCGCTCTCCGGCTGGCTGTCGGATCGCTACTCGCGTCGCCTGATCCTGATCCTGACGACGATCGCCATCGCCGTCTTCGGCTTCTTCTATGCGAGCCTGCTGACGGCAGGCCTGACCGGCGCGGTTCTATGCTCGATCATCGGCCTCGGCCTGATGGGCTTCACCTATGGTCCGATCGGCGCGGCCCTGGCAGCTCCCTTCCCGACCATGGTGCGCTACACCGGCGCCTCGATGACCTTCAACCTCGGCGGCATCTTCGGGGCTTCGCTTGCTCCCTATATCGCCACCTGGCTCGCAACCAATTACAGCCTCAACTATGTCGGCTACTACCTCGCCGCCTCGGCTGCGATCTCGCTGATCTGCATCCTGCTGTCGGGCCGCGAAGAAGTCTGA
- a CDS encoding SDR family oxidoreductase has product MRCLVTGAAGFVGGPLVERLHRERICDVTVTTRSATSAFPSDIRHFPVDITEKTDWTAALDAVDVVVHLAARVHIMNDRSADPLADFRRANTASTLNLAEQAARAGVKRFVFISTIKVNGEENDRPFRHDDTPKPLDPYGISKMESEIGLREIAARTGMEVVIVRPPLVYGPGARGNFALLVGLVRKKLPLPFASLKNRRTLVAVQNLVDLIITCMRHPAAAGETFLAGDGEDLSTPALIEGIAAGLSVKPMLLPFPPSLMHMAARITGKEAVYQRLCGSLQVDISHARDVLGWSPVVTPGEGLRLAVN; this is encoded by the coding sequence ATGCGATGCCTCGTCACCGGCGCAGCCGGCTTCGTCGGCGGTCCGCTTGTCGAACGGCTGCACAGAGAGCGGATTTGCGACGTAACGGTCACGACACGTTCCGCGACATCAGCCTTCCCGTCCGATATCAGGCATTTCCCGGTCGATATCACCGAGAAGACCGACTGGACGGCAGCTCTGGACGCCGTCGACGTCGTCGTCCATCTCGCCGCCCGCGTTCACATCATGAACGATCGTTCGGCCGATCCGCTGGCGGACTTCCGCCGCGCCAACACCGCTTCCACCCTGAACCTTGCCGAACAGGCCGCTCGCGCGGGCGTGAAACGGTTCGTCTTCATTAGCACCATCAAGGTCAACGGCGAAGAGAACGACCGGCCGTTCAGGCACGACGACACGCCGAAGCCCCTCGATCCCTACGGCATCTCCAAGATGGAAAGCGAAATCGGCCTGCGCGAGATCGCCGCCCGCACCGGCATGGAGGTTGTCATCGTCCGCCCGCCGCTGGTCTACGGTCCCGGCGCGCGCGGCAACTTCGCGCTGCTTGTCGGGCTTGTCCGCAAGAAACTGCCGCTGCCCTTTGCCTCGCTGAAAAACCGCCGCACGCTGGTCGCAGTGCAGAACCTCGTCGACCTGATCATCACCTGCATGCGCCATCCCGCCGCCGCCGGCGAAACCTTCCTTGCCGGAGATGGCGAGGATCTTTCGACGCCCGCGCTGATCGAAGGCATTGCCGCAGGTCTCTCCGTCAAACCGATGCTGCTGCCCTTCCCGCCGTCCCTGATGCACATGGCAGCCAGGATCACCGGAAAGGAAGCCGTCTATCAGCGTCTCTGCGGCTCTCTGCAGGTCGATATATCCCACGCCCGCGACGTGCTGGGCTGGTCGCCCGTTGTCACGCCGGGCGAAGGCCTGAGGCTTGCGGTGAACTAA
- the murB gene encoding UDP-N-acetylmuramate dehydrogenase: MKQVNGEKLLASLGEGVKDIRGRLTPDAPMDRVTWFRAGGLAELMFQPHDEEDLIAFLKILPDEVPLTVVGVGSNILVRDGGIPGVVLRLSAKGFGFVELAGENRILAGAICPDKHVAAMAMDNGIGGFAFYYGIPGGIGGAARMNAGANGSETKDRVVEVRAIDRKGNKHVLTNAQMGYSYRHSDAADDLIFTSVLFEGYADDRAKIRAEMDAVRNHRETVQPIREKTGGSTFKNPEGHSAWKLIDEADCRGLVIGSAQMSSLHCNFMINMGQATGYDLEYLGEEVRRKVFEMSGIKLEWEIKRLGLFMPDREVRPFQGVTSE; the protein is encoded by the coding sequence ATGAAACAGGTTAACGGGGAAAAGCTTCTTGCCTCTCTCGGAGAAGGCGTAAAGGACATTCGCGGCCGACTGACGCCGGATGCCCCCATGGATCGCGTCACCTGGTTCCGCGCCGGCGGTCTGGCCGAGCTGATGTTCCAGCCACATGACGAGGAAGACCTGATCGCCTTCCTGAAGATATTGCCGGATGAAGTGCCGCTGACGGTGGTCGGCGTCGGCTCGAATATCCTGGTGCGCGATGGCGGCATTCCGGGCGTCGTGCTGCGCCTGTCGGCCAAGGGCTTCGGCTTTGTCGAACTCGCCGGCGAAAACCGCATTCTTGCCGGCGCCATCTGCCCGGACAAGCATGTGGCGGCCATGGCGATGGACAACGGCATTGGCGGTTTCGCATTCTATTACGGTATTCCCGGCGGTATCGGCGGTGCTGCTCGCATGAATGCCGGCGCCAATGGCTCCGAGACGAAGGATCGCGTCGTCGAGGTCCGCGCAATCGACCGGAAGGGCAACAAGCATGTCCTGACGAATGCCCAGATGGGCTATTCCTATCGCCACTCTGATGCTGCGGATGATCTGATCTTCACCTCGGTGCTGTTCGAGGGCTATGCCGACGACCGTGCCAAGATCCGCGCCGAAATGGATGCCGTGCGCAATCACCGCGAGACGGTACAGCCAATTCGCGAAAAGACCGGCGGCTCGACTTTCAAGAACCCCGAGGGTCATTCGGCCTGGAAGCTGATCGATGAAGCGGATTGCCGCGGTCTGGTCATCGGCAGCGCGCAGATGTCGTCGCTTCACTGCAACTTCATGATCAACATGGGGCAGGCGACGGGCTACGATCTCGAATATCTGGGCGAGGAAGTGCGCCGCAAGGTTTTCGAAATGTCAGGCATCAAGCTCGAATGGGAAATCAAGCGTCTCGGCCTTTTCATGCCCGACCGTGAGGTTCGCCCCTTTCAGGGCGTGACGTCAGAGTAA
- the murC gene encoding UDP-N-acetylmuramate--L-alanine ligase, producing the protein MKLPKAIGLVHFIGIGGIGMSGIAEVLHNLGHRVQGSDQSDSANVQRLRDKGIEVFVGHRAENLGDAEVVVVSTAIKKSNPELIAAREKLLPVVRRAEMLAELMRFRNAIAIGGTHGKTTTTSLVATLLEAGGLDPTVINGGIINAYGTNARMGEGEWMVVEADESDGTFLKLPADVAVVTNIDPEHLDHYGNFDAVRAAFRQFVENVPFYGFGVMCLDHPEVQSLVGRIEDRKVITYGENPQADVRFMNVRIDGTRSIFDVEIRRRRTGQVIRLDDLIMPMPGRHNISNATAAVAVANRLGISREDIAKGLASFGGVKRRFTLTGEWNGVQIFDDYGHHPVEIKAVLRAAREACKGRIIAVHQPHRYTRLSSLFEEFAACFNDADSIFIAPVYAAGEDAIEGADSESLVSRIKSGGHRDARFLPSAEALPQMVSEIAKPGDFVVLLGAGSITYWAAALPKQLQDLSGKSA; encoded by the coding sequence ATGAAGCTGCCAAAGGCGATAGGCCTTGTCCATTTCATCGGCATCGGCGGTATCGGTATGAGCGGTATCGCCGAGGTGCTGCATAATCTCGGCCATAGGGTGCAGGGATCGGATCAATCCGACAGTGCCAATGTCCAGCGCCTGCGCGACAAAGGCATCGAGGTTTTCGTCGGCCACAGGGCGGAAAACCTCGGCGATGCCGAAGTCGTCGTCGTTTCTACCGCGATCAAGAAGAGCAATCCGGAACTCATTGCCGCGCGCGAAAAGCTCTTGCCGGTCGTGCGCCGCGCCGAAATGCTGGCCGAGCTGATGCGCTTCCGCAATGCGATCGCCATCGGCGGCACGCACGGCAAGACGACGACCACCTCGCTTGTCGCCACACTGCTCGAGGCCGGCGGGCTGGACCCAACCGTCATCAATGGCGGCATCATCAATGCCTACGGCACGAATGCGCGCATGGGCGAGGGCGAGTGGATGGTGGTCGAGGCGGACGAATCCGACGGTACCTTCCTGAAGCTGCCGGCCGATGTGGCCGTCGTCACCAATATCGACCCCGAACATCTCGACCACTACGGCAATTTCGATGCCGTTCGCGCCGCCTTCCGGCAGTTCGTCGAGAATGTGCCTTTCTACGGCTTCGGCGTCATGTGCCTCGATCATCCCGAGGTTCAGTCGCTGGTCGGCCGTATAGAGGACCGCAAGGTCATCACCTACGGTGAAAACCCGCAGGCCGATGTGCGCTTCATGAATGTGCGCATCGACGGCACGCGCTCGATCTTCGATGTCGAAATCCGCCGCCGCCGCACGGGGCAGGTCATTCGTCTCGACGATCTCATCATGCCGATGCCTGGCCGTCACAATATTTCGAATGCGACTGCGGCCGTAGCCGTGGCCAACCGGCTTGGCATCTCCCGCGAGGATATCGCCAAAGGGCTTGCCTCCTTCGGTGGTGTGAAGCGTCGCTTCACGCTGACGGGCGAATGGAACGGCGTGCAGATCTTCGACGATTACGGCCATCACCCGGTCGAGATCAAGGCGGTGCTGCGCGCCGCCCGCGAAGCCTGCAAGGGCCGGATCATCGCGGTGCACCAGCCGCACCGCTACACACGCCTGTCGAGCCTCTTCGAGGAATTCGCGGCCTGCTTCAACGATGCCGATAGCATTTTCATCGCGCCGGTCTATGCCGCGGGTGAGGATGCGATCGAGGGAGCGGATTCGGAATCGCTCGTTTCCCGCATCAAATCGGGTGGCCATCGTGATGCACGTTTCCTTCCTTCGGCGGAGGCTCTACCTCAGATGGTATCAGAGATTGCAAAGCCCGGGGACTTTGTGGTTCTGTTGGGGGCTGGTAGCATTACATATTGGGCAGCAGCGCTGCCGAAGCAGTTGCAAGACCTTTCAGGAAAGTCCGCATGA
- the murG gene encoding undecaprenyldiphospho-muramoylpentapeptide beta-N-acetylglucosaminyltransferase — MSKGIVLLAAGGTGGHVFPAEALAFKLRERGYSVHLVTDSRAERYAGKFPADEIHVVPSATIGSKNPVAVARSLWKLWTGMRAAKRLIQRLKPVIVVGFGGYPTVPPLLAATRLGVPSMLHEQNAVMGRANKALAPRVRAIAGGFLPESGGPFSDKTVATGNPVRPAILAAAEQPYVPSHPGEPFNLVVFGGSQGAQYFSKAMPTAISLLDDALRARLRVTQQVRPEDMETVRGCVVQLQMAADIAPFFNDMAERLAKAHLVICRSGASTVSEISVIGRPAVLVPYPHALDHDQAANAAALAATGGAKVIAQSELSPEHIASILTHVMNDPEKLAGMAVAAKRAGKPDAANLLADMVEAIAAGKTVTEFKGARA; from the coding sequence ATGAGCAAGGGCATCGTCCTTCTTGCCGCCGGGGGAACCGGCGGCCACGTCTTTCCGGCAGAAGCGCTGGCCTTCAAGCTTAGGGAGCGCGGTTATTCCGTGCATCTCGTCACCGACAGCCGTGCGGAGCGCTATGCCGGCAAGTTCCCGGCCGATGAAATCCATGTTGTGCCGTCGGCGACGATCGGTTCGAAGAACCCGGTCGCCGTTGCCCGCTCGCTCTGGAAGCTCTGGACCGGTATGCGCGCCGCAAAGCGGTTGATTCAGCGGCTGAAGCCTGTGATCGTCGTGGGCTTCGGCGGTTATCCGACCGTGCCGCCGTTGCTCGCCGCCACGCGCCTCGGCGTTCCCTCGATGCTGCATGAGCAGAATGCCGTCATGGGCCGCGCCAACAAGGCGCTGGCGCCGCGCGTCAGGGCGATTGCCGGCGGTTTCCTGCCTGAGAGCGGCGGACCATTTTCCGACAAGACGGTCGCGACCGGCAATCCCGTGCGCCCGGCGATCCTTGCCGCGGCCGAGCAGCCCTATGTGCCTTCGCATCCCGGTGAGCCGTTCAATCTCGTCGTCTTCGGCGGCAGCCAGGGCGCGCAATATTTCTCCAAGGCGATGCCGACGGCGATCAGCCTGCTCGACGATGCGCTGCGCGCGCGGCTGAGGGTAACCCAGCAGGTTCGCCCTGAGGATATGGAGACGGTGCGCGGGTGCGTGGTGCAACTGCAGATGGCTGCGGATATTGCCCCGTTTTTCAACGACATGGCGGAGCGTCTTGCCAAGGCGCATCTGGTCATCTGCCGTTCGGGCGCCTCGACGGTTTCGGAAATCTCGGTCATTGGCCGTCCGGCCGTGCTGGTGCCTTATCCGCATGCGCTCGACCATGATCAGGCGGCCAATGCCGCAGCGCTTGCGGCGACCGGCGGAGCCAAGGTGATCGCCCAGTCGGAGCTTTCGCCGGAGCATATCGCCTCCATCCTGACGCATGTGATGAACGATCCGGAAAAGCTTGCCGGCATGGCTGTTGCCGCCAAGCGTGCGGGAAAACCTGACGCGGCGAACTTGCTTGCCGACATGGTTGAGGCTATTGCCGCCGGCAAGACAGTTACAGAATTCAAGGGGGCACGCGCATGA